One genomic segment of Pyruvatibacter mobilis includes these proteins:
- the fliE gene encoding flagellar hook-basal body complex protein FliE, whose translation MSINIASAAGAYTDAIKRMAEATQGADGGAVKNPVQSFGDVLAQQVTNLESTGKASEAAATKAAAGQGNLVDLVTQVAEAELMLQTAVSVRDKVITAYQEIMRMPI comes from the coding sequence ATGAGCATCAATATCGCAAGTGCCGCCGGTGCCTACACGGATGCCATCAAGCGCATGGCCGAGGCCACGCAGGGCGCCGATGGCGGGGCCGTCAAGAACCCGGTGCAGAGCTTCGGCGACGTGCTGGCCCAGCAGGTGACCAACCTTGAAAGCACGGGGAAGGCCAGCGAAGCGGCAGCCACCAAGGCTGCGGCCGGGCAGGGCAATCTGGTGGACCTCGTGACCCAGGTGGCGGAAGCCGAGCTGATGCTGCAAACGGCGGTCTCCGTGCGCGACAAGGTGATTACGGCCTATCAGGAAATCATGCGGATGCCGATCTGA
- the fliQ gene encoding flagellar biosynthesis protein FliQ — translation MLTGPEVLDIGRDGIWLLLQLAGPLMIVGLVVGLAVALVQALTQVQEMTLVFVPKIISIFLALLVALPFMAQVLHAYMARISDLIIGI, via the coding sequence ATGCTTACGGGACCCGAGGTTCTGGATATCGGCCGCGACGGCATCTGGCTGCTGCTGCAGCTTGCCGGGCCGCTGATGATTGTCGGCCTTGTGGTCGGCCTCGCGGTGGCGCTGGTACAGGCGCTGACGCAGGTACAGGAAATGACGCTGGTGTTCGTGCCGAAGATCATTTCCATTTTCCTGGCGCTGCTCGTGGCGCTGCCTTTCATGGCGCAGGTGCTGCACGCCTATATGGCGCGCATCAGTGACCTCATCATCGGCATCTGA
- the fliR gene encoding flagellar biosynthetic protein FliR codes for MIFTLPADMLPETALLYVLAFARIGGAMMVLPGLGEISISARIRLVMALTVTVALTPVVASAYPSVPLGIGPMAGSLISEIFTGLFMGLTARIFMSALQVAGTVIAFQSGLAFAMNVDPSQGTQGAIIGNYLVVLGTAMVFATNTHHLMLMALHDSYVLFPPGAAFPVHDFLTVAISSMSKAFALGIQLATPFIVFSLIFYLGIGIISKLIPQVQIFFVAMPANILVGFVLLLLLLSALMLWFFDHFQTMLRQFIL; via the coding sequence ATGATTTTCACCCTTCCCGCCGACATGCTGCCGGAGACGGCGCTGCTTTACGTGCTGGCCTTTGCACGTATTGGCGGGGCGATGATGGTGCTGCCGGGGCTGGGTGAAATCAGCATTTCGGCGCGCATCCGACTGGTGATGGCGCTGACGGTGACGGTGGCGCTGACCCCGGTGGTGGCGTCAGCCTATCCGTCGGTGCCGCTGGGTATCGGCCCGATGGCTGGCAGTCTTATCTCAGAGATTTTCACCGGCCTGTTCATGGGGCTGACGGCGCGCATCTTCATGAGTGCGCTGCAGGTGGCCGGTACGGTCATCGCCTTCCAGTCGGGCCTGGCATTCGCGATGAATGTGGACCCGTCGCAGGGCACGCAGGGCGCGATCATCGGTAACTACCTCGTGGTGCTGGGGACGGCGATGGTGTTTGCCACCAACACCCACCACCTGATGCTGATGGCGCTGCATGACAGCTACGTGCTGTTTCCGCCGGGGGCGGCGTTTCCCGTGCATGACTTCCTGACGGTGGCGATCAGCAGCATGTCCAAGGCGTTTGCGCTGGGCATCCAGCTGGCGACACCGTTCATCGTGTTTTCCCTGATCTTCTACCTGGGCATCGGCATCATCTCGAAGCTGATCCCGCAGGTGCAGATCTTCTTCGTGGCGATGCCGGCCAATATCCTGGTCGGGTTCGTCCTGCTGCTGTTGCTGTTGAGCGCGCTGATGCTGTGGTTCTTCGACCACTTCCAGACGATGCTGCGGCAGTTCATTCTGTAG
- the flhB gene encoding flagellar biosynthesis protein FlhB, translating into MSDQPDQSEKTEEASSKKLEEAHKKGDVAKSQEVSAWFGLIGITIIVVLLAGPMAGQLAAPLSRFIVQPHAFAVDGSTLLQIAQQLGLLVVAALALPMLVVIVAAIVGNLVQHKPVFTAENMKPKFSKISPLAGLKRIFGPQGMANFLKALAKLTIVSVIAFLVIWPERELLFALIRMELVAVPVVLQELALKLLGGVVAVMTIIAGLDFSFQKAQWLKKQRMTQKEVKDEYKQMEGDPAVKAKLRQIRAEKGRKRMMAQVPDATVVVTNPTHYSVALKYEDGMAAPVCVAKGVDQVAFKIREIAKEHDVPLVENVPLARALHATVEVDDEIPPEHYKAVAQVIGYVMRLKGKMRRSSARA; encoded by the coding sequence ATGTCAGATCAGCCGGATCAAAGTGAAAAGACTGAAGAGGCCTCCTCCAAGAAACTGGAAGAGGCCCACAAGAAGGGCGACGTTGCCAAGAGCCAGGAGGTAAGCGCCTGGTTCGGCCTCATTGGCATTACCATCATCGTGGTGCTGCTGGCGGGGCCGATGGCCGGGCAGCTGGCCGCGCCGCTGTCACGCTTCATTGTTCAGCCGCATGCCTTCGCCGTTGACGGCAGCACGCTGCTGCAGATTGCCCAGCAGCTGGGACTGCTCGTGGTGGCGGCGCTGGCGCTGCCGATGCTGGTGGTGATCGTCGCGGCGATCGTCGGCAATCTCGTGCAGCACAAGCCGGTGTTCACGGCTGAAAACATGAAGCCGAAATTCTCCAAGATTTCGCCGCTCGCCGGTCTCAAGCGCATTTTCGGGCCGCAGGGGATGGCGAACTTCCTCAAGGCGCTGGCCAAGCTCACCATCGTCAGCGTGATCGCGTTCCTGGTTATCTGGCCGGAGCGCGAATTGCTGTTTGCCCTCATCCGCATGGAGTTGGTGGCGGTGCCGGTGGTGCTGCAGGAACTGGCGCTGAAGCTGCTGGGCGGCGTGGTGGCGGTGATGACCATCATTGCCGGGCTCGATTTCTCCTTCCAGAAGGCGCAATGGCTGAAGAAGCAGCGGATGACGCAGAAGGAAGTGAAGGACGAGTACAAGCAAATGGAAGGCGATCCGGCGGTGAAGGCGAAGCTGCGCCAGATCCGGGCGGAGAAGGGCCGCAAGCGCATGATGGCGCAGGTGCCGGATGCCACCGTGGTGGTGACCAACCCGACCCACTACTCGGTGGCGCTGAAATACGAAGACGGCATGGCGGCGCCGGTCTGCGTGGCCAAGGGTGTGGACCAGGTGGCCTTCAAGATCCGGGAAATCGCCAAGGAACACGACGTTCCGCTGGTGGAGAACGTGCCGCTGGCCCGCGCGCTTCATGCGACGGTGGAAGTGGACGACGAGATCCCGCCGGAGCACTACAAGGCCGTGGCGCAAGTCATTGGCTATGTGATGCGCCTCAAGGGTAAAATGCGCCGCAGTTCCGCGCGCGCGTGA
- a CDS encoding hybrid sensor histidine kinase/response regulator encodes MARPADPASAAADTSDTPDTPKTAETAMTAETGGTGIAADGAVLQDGADETGDAPAAAAAEAGEAGVAVFEPAPEDLDAGTRPTGRWLGLVLCGVALVAVGIALAEPGALGQLALYILGGFGALGLLVMAGIFGGVVRLDLRGRMLGERLAAGLAETSDTAMAVTNDRGRMVYANRAFMALAGGRKVRTAESALAGVNAADAAEEDTAAARAFRLARAARAGVEAQEDISIAVPGAEGAADTTRLVTAHVSPLPDHLAPGTVGQAYALWRVTDRSASHEKLEASEREAGRLDAYLNGLVSGICALDEQGRVLYLNDTLAQWVGLDAKAFTAGALEFDSLLAGPRVPLSKTADEAGVRVHDADLKPRGGAASAAPVVPVRIVERAGEMPDGRKVTFLVLHDRRTNMGHDLLDAAEVRFAHFFNNAPIGMATVDDEGRLVSVNRAFRDMLDMALPDGALAGDKDKAVTLSSLIAHEDRAAFDTAILDAAKGEPIKGPVDVRLLQPETGDKAADKKAADNEKVLQAYISRAGAAADGAGKPAAGGTARDAQDTEKAPEEAARIMVYFVDMTEQKTLEVQFAQSQKMQAVGQLAGGVAHDFNNLLTAIIGFCDLLLVRHQPGDPSFADVMQIKQNANRAANLVRQLLAFSRQQTLRPTVLTPTDALADLSNLLRRLLGEMVELKMVHGRDLWTIKADQNQFEQVIINLAVNARDAMLEPDAEGNVGGTLTIRTANVTQEDAAALDHAIMPAAEYVLIEVSDTGCGIAKENLGKIFEPFFSTKEVGKGTGLGLSTVYGIVKQTGGFIFPFSTVGKGTSFRIYIPRHIEVEKPKEEVAETSKKQADLSGKGTVLLVEDEDAVRSFAVRALETRGYTVLEAASGEHALDVVDEFDGELDVVVSDVVMPNMDGPTMVGELAKIKPGLKIIFISGYAEEAFKKNLDKDVEFQFLPKPFSLKQLAAKVKEVIEGE; translated from the coding sequence ATGGCACGCCCGGCAGACCCCGCATCCGCAGCCGCCGACACATCCGATACGCCTGACACACCCAAGACGGCTGAGACAGCTATGACGGCTGAAACAGGCGGGACCGGCATCGCTGCTGATGGTGCCGTGCTGCAGGATGGTGCGGATGAGACCGGTGACGCGCCTGCTGCCGCAGCGGCGGAGGCCGGCGAAGCGGGTGTTGCGGTGTTCGAGCCGGCGCCGGAGGATCTGGACGCGGGCACGCGGCCGACGGGGCGCTGGCTGGGGCTAGTGCTGTGCGGGGTGGCGCTGGTGGCGGTCGGCATCGCGCTGGCGGAGCCCGGTGCGCTGGGGCAGTTGGCGCTTTACATTCTCGGTGGTTTCGGGGCGCTTGGCCTGCTGGTGATGGCGGGCATCTTCGGTGGTGTCGTGCGGCTTGATCTGCGCGGGCGGATGCTGGGAGAGCGGCTGGCGGCGGGGCTGGCTGAAACCTCCGACACCGCGATGGCCGTGACCAATGACCGGGGGCGGATGGTCTATGCCAACCGGGCCTTCATGGCGCTGGCGGGCGGGCGCAAGGTGCGCACGGCGGAAAGCGCGCTGGCAGGCGTCAACGCAGCGGATGCCGCCGAAGAGGATACGGCGGCGGCGCGGGCCTTCCGCCTGGCGCGGGCGGCACGGGCCGGTGTGGAGGCGCAGGAAGACATCTCGATTGCAGTGCCGGGTGCCGAGGGCGCAGCGGACACAACGCGGTTGGTGACGGCGCATGTGTCACCGCTGCCGGACCACCTGGCGCCGGGCACGGTGGGGCAGGCCTATGCCCTGTGGCGGGTGACGGACCGCTCAGCGTCGCATGAGAAGCTGGAGGCCAGCGAGCGCGAGGCGGGGCGGCTGGATGCCTATCTCAACGGGCTGGTCTCCGGCATCTGCGCCCTCGATGAGCAGGGGCGGGTGCTTTACCTCAACGACACGCTGGCGCAGTGGGTGGGGCTCGATGCCAAGGCGTTTACGGCAGGCGCGCTTGAGTTCGACAGCCTGCTGGCGGGGCCACGGGTGCCGCTGTCCAAGACGGCGGATGAGGCGGGTGTGCGGGTGCATGACGCGGACCTGAAGCCGCGCGGCGGGGCTGCGTCGGCGGCGCCGGTGGTGCCGGTGCGCATCGTCGAGCGGGCCGGGGAAATGCCGGACGGGCGCAAGGTGACCTTCCTGGTGCTGCATGACCGGCGGACCAATATGGGCCACGATCTGCTGGACGCGGCTGAAGTGCGGTTTGCGCATTTCTTCAACAACGCGCCCATCGGCATGGCGACGGTGGATGACGAGGGGCGGCTGGTGTCGGTCAACCGGGCGTTCCGCGACATGCTGGACATGGCGCTGCCGGACGGTGCACTGGCCGGTGACAAGGACAAGGCGGTGACCCTGTCGAGCCTGATCGCGCATGAGGACCGGGCGGCGTTTGATACGGCGATCCTGGACGCGGCGAAGGGTGAACCCATTAAGGGGCCCGTGGATGTGCGGCTGCTGCAGCCGGAGACGGGCGACAAGGCCGCCGACAAGAAGGCCGCCGACAATGAGAAGGTGCTGCAGGCCTATATCAGCCGGGCGGGGGCCGCGGCGGACGGCGCGGGCAAGCCCGCTGCCGGCGGCACGGCCAGGGATGCTCAGGATACGGAGAAGGCCCCCGAAGAGGCTGCGCGGATCATGGTCTATTTCGTGGACATGACCGAGCAGAAGACCCTGGAAGTTCAGTTTGCCCAGAGCCAGAAGATGCAGGCGGTGGGTCAGCTTGCGGGCGGGGTGGCACATGATTTCAACAATCTGCTGACGGCGATCATCGGCTTCTGCGACCTGTTGCTGGTGCGGCACCAGCCGGGGGACCCGTCCTTTGCGGATGTCATGCAGATCAAGCAGAACGCCAACCGGGCGGCCAATCTTGTGCGGCAGCTGCTGGCGTTCTCGCGGCAGCAGACCTTGCGGCCGACGGTGCTGACGCCGACGGATGCACTGGCAGACCTCTCTAACCTGCTGCGGCGGCTCTTGGGCGAGATGGTGGAGCTCAAGATGGTGCATGGGCGCGATCTTTGGACCATCAAGGCGGACCAGAACCAGTTCGAGCAGGTGATCATCAACCTTGCCGTCAATGCGCGCGACGCGATGCTGGAGCCGGATGCTGAAGGCAATGTGGGCGGTACATTGACGATCCGTACCGCGAATGTGACCCAGGAAGATGCTGCGGCGCTCGACCATGCCATCATGCCGGCGGCGGAATATGTGCTGATCGAGGTGAGCGATACGGGTTGCGGCATCGCCAAGGAAAATCTCGGCAAGATCTTCGAGCCGTTCTTCTCCACCAAGGAAGTGGGCAAGGGGACGGGGCTGGGGCTGTCCACCGTCTACGGCATCGTCAAGCAGACCGGCGGCTTCATCTTCCCGTTCTCGACTGTGGGCAAGGGGACGAGCTTCCGCATCTATATCCCGCGCCACATCGAGGTGGAGAAGCCGAAGGAAGAAGTGGCCGAGACCTCAAAGAAGCAGGCGGACCTGTCCGGCAAGGGCACGGTGCTGCTGGTGGAAGACGAGGACGCCGTGCGCAGCTTCGCCGTGCGGGCGCTGGAAACGCGCGGCTACACGGTGCTGGAGGCAGCCTCCGGCGAACACGCGCTGGATGTGGTGGACGAGTTTGACGGCGAGCTGGACGTGGTGGTGTCGGACGTGGTGATGCCCAACATGGACGGGCCCACCATGGTGGGCGAGCTCGCCAAGATCAAACCGGGCCTCAAGATCATCTTCATCTCCGGCTACGCGGAAGAAGCCTTCAAGAAGAACCTCGACAAGGACGTGGAATTCCAGTTCCTGCCCAAGCCGTTCTCGCTGAAGCAGCTGGCGGCGAAGGTGAAAGAGGTGATCGAGGGGGAGTGA
- a CDS encoding DUF421 domain-containing protein, protein MLEALIGKPEDLLPTVVAAMLIYPAIVLFIRVGGKRSTSQMNNFDWIVTVAIGSLASSGILLSEVSVADALAGMAVLMALQYVLTRAAFSSEWVARLVKAEPRLLFHDGKFLRAAMRRERVTEPEIMSKMREQGIADLCDVHSVVLETDASVSIITRHAHAKAGLETSLLGKLDAAE, encoded by the coding sequence ATGCTCGAGGCACTTATCGGGAAGCCGGAAGACCTGTTGCCGACCGTGGTGGCGGCGATGCTAATCTATCCAGCGATTGTTCTGTTCATCCGGGTCGGCGGCAAGCGGTCGACGTCGCAGATGAACAATTTCGACTGGATCGTGACGGTGGCGATCGGCTCGCTGGCATCGTCGGGCATCCTGCTGTCGGAAGTGAGTGTGGCGGATGCGCTGGCGGGCATGGCGGTGCTGATGGCATTGCAATATGTGCTGACGCGGGCGGCTTTCAGCAGCGAGTGGGTGGCGCGGCTGGTGAAGGCGGAGCCGCGGCTCCTGTTCCACGACGGGAAGTTCCTGCGCGCGGCCATGCGCCGGGAGCGGGTGACGGAGCCGGAGATCATGAGCAAGATGCGCGAGCAGGGGATCGCTGATCTGTGCGATGTGCATTCGGTGGTGCTGGAAACGGATGCGTCGGTGAGCATCATCACCCGCCACGCCCATGCCAAGGCGGGCCTGGAGACCTCCCTGCTGGGCAAGCTCGATGCCGCCGAATAG
- a CDS encoding aromatic ring-hydroxylating oxygenase subunit alpha has protein sequence MTASPPLLAPEATARARAPLASAATLPPQAYRDPAIFAAERACLFASAWLPLARLDQIPEPGDYIAMDLMDQPVLVVHGMDGEIRVLSNVCLHRAAPLAEPGPGHRRLFSCPYHAWSYDTEGQLIRAPLMDGADHFDTRNCRLPQLRSEIWQGFILATLDETAAPFAPQVTGFTDYVAPYRLDDMAIARTLDFPGHWNWKVLVENFMEAYHHIATHSATLEPVFHARDSHIPDNDGQPWSILHMPAADVSGPHPEGTLPGLTDAQAHDLLATVLFPHFLLGIQGNGAVWYQLLPRAHDEVDLRIHVLLPRSTVPPEAWDETADAVAALVTVIHEEDIAANNLVWQGLTAPLTTQGRLSPLEKSIWQMNQWWLTRMGL, from the coding sequence ATGACCGCGTCCCCGCCCCTTCTTGCCCCTGAAGCCACCGCCCGCGCCCGCGCGCCCCTGGCCTCGGCGGCCACCCTGCCGCCGCAGGCCTATCGCGACCCGGCCATCTTCGCCGCCGAGCGCGCATGCCTCTTCGCCTCGGCCTGGCTCCCCCTCGCCCGCCTCGACCAGATCCCCGAACCCGGCGACTACATCGCCATGGACCTGATGGACCAGCCTGTGCTGGTGGTGCACGGCATGGATGGGGAGATCCGCGTCCTCTCCAATGTCTGCCTGCACCGCGCAGCGCCCCTGGCGGAGCCCGGCCCCGGCCACCGGCGGCTGTTCAGCTGCCCCTATCACGCCTGGAGCTATGACACCGAAGGCCAGCTCATCCGCGCCCCGCTGATGGACGGCGCCGACCATTTCGACACCCGGAACTGCCGCCTGCCGCAGCTCCGCTCCGAGATCTGGCAGGGCTTCATCCTCGCCACCCTGGACGAGACGGCCGCCCCCTTCGCCCCGCAGGTCACGGGCTTCACCGATTATGTGGCGCCCTATCGCCTCGATGACATGGCCATCGCCCGCACCCTGGATTTCCCCGGCCACTGGAACTGGAAGGTGCTGGTGGAGAATTTCATGGAGGCCTATCACCACATCGCCACCCATTCAGCGACGCTGGAGCCGGTGTTCCACGCCCGTGACTCCCACATCCCCGACAATGACGGCCAGCCCTGGTCGATCCTCCACATGCCGGCCGCCGATGTCTCCGGCCCGCATCCCGAGGGCACCCTCCCAGGCCTCACCGACGCCCAGGCCCATGACCTGCTGGCCACGGTCCTGTTCCCTCATTTCCTGCTCGGCATCCAGGGCAATGGCGCTGTCTGGTATCAGCTCCTGCCCCGCGCCCACGACGAAGTGGATCTGCGCATCCACGTGCTGCTTCCCCGCAGCACCGTGCCGCCGGAAGCGTGGGACGAAACGGCCGACGCCGTCGCCGCCCTCGTCACAGTCATCCACGAGGAAGACATCGCGGCCAACAATCTCGTCTGGCAGGGCCTCACAGCCCCCCTCACCACCCAGGGCCGCCTGTCACCGCTGGAAAAGAGCATCTGGCAGATGAACCAGTGGTGGCTCACCCGCATGGGCCTCTGA
- a CDS encoding TetR/AcrR family transcriptional regulator, whose protein sequence is MVSESGKSGRKGGRPPGRPVGRPRGDGRPHLTREEVFVVTARLVAQHGVSGTSIRMIAGALQASPASLFHLFGSKAGLLNDMIAYAAGPSGTFYEALCQLDLPAEVALYKSIYEETRVVAAADRDQAALFYLPELRLPDFAPAQAVREGLVVHYHWLIAEGCMSGALAVAHPSLAAEQLFQLSETSILAGEMAQDIPAAAQARATADFCLRGLLTAPERLDSVRAQADAVPLTIEIPALVDG, encoded by the coding sequence ATGGTGAGCGAGAGCGGAAAATCAGGCCGGAAGGGGGGACGTCCCCCCGGACGTCCCGTTGGACGTCCGAGAGGCGACGGGCGGCCGCATCTCACCCGCGAAGAGGTGTTCGTGGTGACGGCGCGGCTGGTGGCGCAGCACGGGGTGTCGGGCACCAGCATCCGGATGATCGCCGGGGCGCTTCAGGCGTCGCCCGCCTCGCTGTTTCACCTGTTCGGCTCCAAGGCGGGGTTGCTGAACGACATGATCGCCTATGCGGCGGGCCCGTCCGGGACCTTTTACGAGGCGCTGTGCCAGCTCGACCTGCCGGCGGAGGTGGCGCTCTACAAAAGCATCTACGAGGAAACCCGCGTGGTTGCGGCAGCCGACCGGGACCAGGCGGCGCTGTTCTACCTGCCGGAACTGCGGCTGCCGGATTTCGCCCCGGCGCAGGCAGTGCGCGAGGGGCTGGTGGTGCATTATCACTGGCTGATCGCCGAGGGCTGCATGTCCGGCGCGCTGGCGGTGGCGCATCCGTCGCTGGCGGCGGAGCAGCTGTTTCAGCTGTCGGAAACCAGCATCCTGGCCGGCGAGATGGCGCAGGACATCCCCGCCGCAGCGCAGGCACGGGCGACCGCGGATTTCTGCCTGCGCGGGCTGCTGACGGCCCCGGAGCGGCTCGACTCGGTGCGGGCACAGGCCGATGCCGTCCCGCTCACGATCGAGATACCGGCGCTTGTCGACGGCTGA
- the recA gene encoding recombinase RecA → MAENVVQLKDRDMDKSKALEAALSQIDRAFGKGSIMKLGKEGQVVEIESISTGSLGLDIALGIGGLPRGRIIEVYGPESSGKTTLALHTVAEAQKRGGICAFVDAEHALDPVYARKLGVDVNELLISQPDEGEQALEIADTLVRSGAIDVLVIDSVAALTPRAELEGDMGDMQPGMQARLMSKALRKLTGSISKSNTMVIFINQIRMKIGVMFGNPETTTGGNALKFYASVRLDIRRIGQIKDRDEVVGNQTRVKVVKNKVAPPFRQVEFDIMYGEGISKTGELLDLGVKAGVVEKSGSWFSYDSQRIGQGRENAKKFLTENPDVADEIEHKVRAEAGVVAELAGEEMTADEEGGAEEAV, encoded by the coding sequence ATGGCTGAAAACGTAGTGCAGTTGAAGGATCGGGACATGGACAAGTCGAAAGCGCTGGAAGCGGCCCTGAGCCAGATTGACCGCGCCTTCGGCAAGGGCTCGATCATGAAGCTCGGCAAGGAAGGGCAGGTCGTCGAGATCGAATCGATCTCAACCGGTTCCCTGGGCCTTGATATCGCGCTGGGCATCGGCGGCCTGCCGCGCGGCCGCATCATCGAGGTGTACGGGCCTGAATCCTCGGGCAAGACGACGCTGGCGCTGCACACGGTGGCCGAAGCCCAGAAGCGCGGCGGCATCTGCGCCTTCGTCGACGCCGAGCACGCGCTGGACCCGGTCTATGCCCGCAAGCTGGGCGTGGACGTGAACGAGCTGCTGATTTCGCAGCCGGATGAGGGCGAGCAGGCGCTGGAAATCGCCGATACGCTGGTGCGCTCGGGTGCCATCGACGTGCTGGTGATCGACTCCGTGGCCGCGCTGACCCCGCGCGCCGAGCTTGAAGGCGATATGGGCGACATGCAGCCGGGCATGCAGGCGCGGCTGATGTCCAAGGCGCTGCGCAAGCTGACGGGCTCGATCTCCAAGTCCAACACCATGGTCATCTTCATCAACCAGATCCGGATGAAGATCGGTGTCATGTTCGGCAACCCGGAGACGACGACGGGCGGCAACGCGCTCAAGTTCTATGCCTCCGTGCGCCTCGACATCCGCCGCATCGGTCAGATCAAGGACCGCGACGAGGTGGTGGGCAACCAGACCCGCGTAAAGGTGGTCAAGAACAAGGTGGCGCCGCCCTTCCGGCAGGTGGAGTTCGACATCATGTATGGCGAGGGCATCTCCAAGACCGGCGAATTGCTGGATCTCGGCGTCAAGGCGGGCGTGGTGGAGAAATCCGGCTCCTGGTTCTCCTATGACAGCCAGCGGATCGGCCAGGGGCGCGAAAACGCCAAGAAGTTCCTGACCGAAAACCCGGATGTGGCCGACGAGATTGAGCACAAGGTGCGGGCCGAGGCCGGCGTGGTCGCCGAGCTGGCGGGCGAGGAAATGACCGCCGATGAAGAGGGCGGGGCGGAAGAAGCCGTGTAA